A genomic window from Rhizobium sp. EC-SD404 includes:
- a CDS encoding NADP-dependent malic enzyme, which yields MTSKDLNGPKTERNTPASGDLDENALFYHRYPRPGKLEIQATKPLGNQRDLALAYSPGVAAPCLAIRDNPDRAADYTSRANLVAVVSNGSAVLGLGAIGPLASKPVMEGKAVLFKKFAGIDVFDIEIDAQEVDRMVTVISALEPTFGGINLEDIKAPECFEVERQLRDKMDIPVFHDDQHGTAIIVAAAILNGLELAGKSIENVKIVTAGAGAAALACLNLLVALGARRENIWVHDLEGLVYEGRTALMDEWKAVYAQPSDKRKLVESISGADVFLGLSAAGVLNAEMLADMAEKPLILALANPTPEIMPDQARAAQPDAMICTGRSDFPNQVNNVLCFPYIFRGALDCGARTINEEMKLAAVRAIAGLAREEPSDVAARAYSGDTPVFGPDYLIPSPFDPRLILRIAPAVAKAAAETGVARRPIADFEAYMDELNRFVFRSGLIMKPVFSAAKVAEKKRVIFAEGEDERVLRAIQVLVEDGLAKPILIGRPAIIDVRLRRYGLRVRAGIDFELINPEDDPRYRDYVDEYFALVGRKGVTPEAARTTVRTNATVIAALALRRGEADALICGLEGRYARHLRDISQIIGKREGVIDYSALSLLISQRGATFFTDTYVSYDPSAEELAETTIMAANEIRRFGIEPRAALVSHSNFGSRDSASAEKMRRATELVRKLDPELEADGEMHGDSAISAILRQRVMPSSSLTGEANLLVFPNLDAANITLGVVKTMTDALHVGPILLGTAQPAHILTPSVTSRGVVNMATLAVVEASQPQ from the coding sequence ATGACTTCGAAGGATCTGAACGGACCCAAGACGGAACGCAACACGCCGGCTTCCGGCGATCTCGACGAAAACGCGCTGTTCTATCACCGCTATCCGCGCCCCGGTAAGCTCGAGATCCAGGCGACCAAGCCGCTTGGCAACCAGCGCGACCTGGCGCTTGCCTATTCGCCGGGCGTGGCCGCACCCTGCCTCGCCATCCGCGACAATCCTGATCGCGCCGCCGACTATACGAGCCGCGCGAACCTCGTCGCGGTTGTCTCTAACGGCTCCGCCGTGCTCGGCCTCGGCGCCATCGGCCCGCTCGCTTCCAAGCCGGTCATGGAAGGCAAGGCCGTCCTCTTCAAGAAATTCGCCGGCATCGACGTCTTCGACATCGAGATCGACGCCCAGGAAGTCGACCGCATGGTCACGGTCATTTCCGCGCTCGAGCCCACCTTCGGCGGCATCAATCTGGAAGACATCAAGGCGCCGGAGTGCTTCGAGGTCGAGCGCCAGCTGCGCGACAAGATGGACATTCCGGTCTTCCACGACGACCAGCACGGCACGGCGATCATCGTCGCAGCCGCGATCCTCAACGGCCTGGAACTCGCCGGCAAGTCGATCGAGAACGTCAAGATCGTCACCGCGGGTGCCGGTGCCGCCGCACTGGCCTGTCTCAACCTTCTAGTCGCGCTCGGCGCCAGGCGCGAGAACATCTGGGTCCACGATCTCGAAGGCCTCGTCTATGAGGGCCGCACCGCGCTCATGGATGAATGGAAGGCCGTCTACGCCCAGCCCTCCGACAAGCGCAAGCTCGTCGAATCCATCAGCGGCGCCGATGTCTTCCTCGGTCTGTCCGCAGCCGGCGTCCTGAATGCCGAGATGCTGGCCGACATGGCCGAGAAGCCGCTCATCCTGGCTCTGGCCAATCCCACGCCGGAAATCATGCCCGACCAGGCGCGCGCCGCCCAGCCAGATGCGATGATCTGCACGGGCCGGTCGGATTTTCCCAACCAGGTCAACAACGTCCTCTGCTTTCCCTACATCTTCCGCGGCGCACTCGATTGCGGCGCCCGCACGATCAACGAGGAAATGAAGCTCGCCGCCGTGCGCGCCATCGCCGGCCTGGCCCGCGAGGAGCCGTCCGACGTCGCAGCCCGCGCCTATTCGGGCGACACGCCGGTCTTCGGGCCGGACTATCTCATCCCCTCGCCCTTCGATCCGCGCCTTATCCTTCGCATCGCGCCGGCCGTCGCCAAGGCCGCCGCCGAAACCGGTGTCGCCCGCCGGCCCATCGCCGATTTCGAAGCCTATATGGATGAGCTGAACCGCTTCGTCTTCCGCTCCGGCCTCATCATGAAGCCGGTCTTCTCGGCGGCCAAGGTCGCGGAAAAGAAGCGCGTTATCTTTGCCGAAGGCGAAGATGAACGCGTGCTGCGCGCCATCCAGGTGCTTGTCGAAGACGGTCTCGCCAAGCCGATCCTCATCGGCCGCCCGGCGATCATCGACGTCCGCCTGCGCCGCTACGGCCTGCGCGTGCGCGCCGGCATCGATTTCGAGCTGATCAACCCGGAAGACGATCCGCGCTACCGCGACTATGTGGACGAGTATTTCGCGCTTGTCGGCCGCAAGGGTGTCACGCCCGAAGCCGCCCGCACCACGGTGCGCACCAACGCCACCGTGATTGCGGCGCTCGCACTTCGCCGTGGCGAGGCCGATGCACTCATCTGCGGTCTCGAAGGCCGCTATGCCCGCCATCTGCGCGATATCAGCCAGATCATCGGCAAGCGTGAAGGCGTCATCGACTATTCCGCGCTCAGCCTGCTGATCTCGCAGCGCGGCGCCACCTTCTTCACCGATACCTACGTCTCCTACGATCCGAGCGCGGAGGAGCTGGCCGAAACGACCATCATGGCGGCCAACGAAATCCGCCGTTTCGGCATCGAGCCGCGCGCCGCTCTCGTGTCGCATTCCAATTTCGGTTCGCGCGATTCAGCCAGTGCCGAGAAGATGCGCCGCGCCACCGAGCTGGTTCGCAAGCTCGATCCCGAACTTGAGGCCGATGGCGAGATGCATGGTGATTCGGCGATTTCCGCCATCCTGCGTCAGCGCGTCATGCCGAGCAGCAGCCTCACCGGCGAAGCCAACCTCCTGGTCTTCCCGAACCTCGATGCCGCCAACATCACGCTCGGCGTCGTCAAGACGATGACCGACGCGCTGCATGTCGGCCCGATCCTGCTCGGCACTGCCCAGCCGGCCCACATTCTCACGCCGTCCGTCACCTCGCGCGGCGTGGTCAACATGGCCACGCTCGCTGTCGTGGAAGCATCGCAGCCGCAATAG
- the gltX gene encoding glutamate--tRNA ligase, translating into MPVAVRFAPSPTGYIHIGNARTALYNWLYAKQHGGEFILRFDDTDQARSKPEYAEAIVRDLEWLGITPDRIDYQSKRFPIYDAAVAKLKEAGLLYACYETADELERKRKLRLTRRLPPVYGRDALKLSDEERAALEAEGRTPHWRFLLPNFESDPFETRRTEIHWEDVVRGHQTVDLASMSDPVLVREDGTYLYTLPSVVDDIEMGISHVIRGDDHVTNTGAQIALFHALGEEAPEFGHHNLLTTVSGEGLSKRTGALSLGSLRERGFEPMSAASLAILIGSSESVSAVPSMDALQEQFDPANASKSAAKFDPEELTALNRTLVHQLEFADVQERLAELGVVGDKAEAFWQVIRGNLDFVSDAGAWWTIVTEGPTRDGDAELAGEDLDFARQAFDSAPAGPWDGTTWKLWTDQLKAATGRKGRQLFMPLRIAITGRTSGPEMSDLLPLIGPEGIAARRP; encoded by the coding sequence ATGCCCGTCGCCGTTCGTTTCGCGCCTTCGCCGACCGGATATATCCATATCGGCAATGCGCGGACCGCGCTTTATAACTGGCTTTATGCCAAGCAGCATGGCGGCGAGTTCATCCTTCGCTTCGACGATACGGACCAGGCACGTTCCAAGCCGGAATATGCCGAGGCGATCGTGCGCGATCTGGAGTGGCTGGGGATCACGCCGGACCGGATCGACTATCAATCGAAGCGCTTTCCGATCTACGACGCGGCGGTGGCCAAGCTGAAAGAGGCGGGCCTGCTCTATGCCTGCTACGAGACGGCGGACGAGCTGGAGCGCAAGCGCAAGCTGCGCCTGACGCGGCGGTTGCCGCCGGTCTACGGCCGCGACGCGCTGAAGCTTTCCGACGAGGAGCGTGCGGCGCTCGAGGCTGAAGGACGCACGCCGCACTGGCGCTTCCTGCTGCCGAATTTCGAGAGCGACCCGTTCGAGACGCGCCGCACCGAGATCCACTGGGAAGACGTGGTGCGCGGCCACCAGACGGTCGACCTCGCGTCCATGTCGGACCCTGTGCTGGTGCGCGAAGACGGCACCTATCTCTATACGCTACCGTCGGTCGTAGACGACATCGAGATGGGGATCAGCCATGTGATCCGCGGCGACGATCATGTGACGAATACGGGCGCGCAGATCGCGCTCTTCCATGCGCTGGGCGAAGAGGCGCCGGAATTCGGCCACCACAATCTCCTGACGACGGTCTCCGGCGAGGGGCTGTCGAAGCGCACCGGCGCGCTGTCGCTCGGCTCGCTCAGAGAACGCGGCTTCGAGCCGATGTCGGCCGCTTCGCTGGCGATCCTGATCGGATCATCGGAAAGCGTTTCAGCCGTGCCCTCGATGGATGCGCTGCAGGAGCAGTTCGACCCGGCCAATGCATCGAAGTCGGCGGCGAAGTTCGATCCTGAAGAATTGACGGCGCTGAACCGAACGCTGGTGCATCAGCTGGAATTTGCCGATGTGCAGGAGCGATTGGCCGAGCTCGGTGTCGTCGGCGACAAGGCGGAGGCGTTCTGGCAGGTGATCCGCGGCAATCTCGACTTCGTGTCGGACGCCGGCGCATGGTGGACCATCGTGACCGAAGGGCCGACTAGGGACGGGGATGCGGAACTCGCCGGCGAGGATCTGGATTTCGCGCGGCAGGCTTTCGACAGCGCGCCGGCCGGCCCGTGGGACGGGACGACCTGGAAGCTGTGGACCGATCAGCTCAAGGCGGCGACCGGGCGCAAGGGGCGGCAGCTCTTCATGCCGCTGCGCATCGCGATCACGGGAAGAACGTCGGGACCGGAGATGTCAGATCTATTGCCTTTGATTGGTCCGGAAGGAATTGCGGCCCGACGACCCTGA
- the rpsU gene encoding 30S ribosomal protein S21, with amino-acid sequence MQVLVRDNNVEQAMRALKKKLQREGLFREMKQRQAYEKPSERRAREKAQAIRRVRKAARKQAQREGLLPRTTGARR; translated from the coding sequence TTGCAAGTACTCGTCAGAGACAACAACGTCGAACAGGCCATGCGTGCGCTGAAGAAAAAGCTGCAGCGTGAAGGACTTTTCCGCGAGATGAAGCAGCGCCAGGCTTACGAGAAGCCATCCGAGCGCCGCGCCCGCGAAAAGGCACAGGCGATCCGTCGTGTTCGCAAGGCGGCCCGCAAGCAGGCACAGCGCGAAGGCCTGCTGCCGCGCACGACAGGCGCTCGACGCTAA
- a CDS encoding ABC transporter ATP-binding protein, whose translation MQPIIAVSRLSKRYDSGFQALKGIDLEIDRGEIFALLGPNGAGKTTLISIICGIVNASDGSVTVGGHDIVRDYRAARSMIGLVPQELTTDQFESVFDTVSFTRGLFGKTPNPTYIDKILKDLSLFDKRDNKLRELSGGMKRRVLIAKALSHEPDILFLDEPTAGVDVSLRKDMWEVIRKLRESGVTIILTTHYIEEAEEMADRIGIISQGRLLLVERKAELMRKLGVKQLKLEVREPLASVPESLATYNLELNDEGRTLVYTFDRQGERTRITALLADLQQAGIRVRDLDTHQSSLEDIFVSLVKEQQ comes from the coding sequence ATGCAGCCCATCATCGCCGTTTCACGCCTTTCAAAACGATACGATTCCGGTTTCCAAGCCCTGAAGGGCATCGATCTCGAGATTGATCGAGGCGAGATTTTCGCGCTTCTCGGCCCGAACGGCGCCGGCAAGACGACCCTGATTTCCATCATCTGCGGCATCGTGAATGCCAGCGACGGCTCAGTCACCGTCGGCGGCCACGACATCGTGCGCGACTATCGCGCCGCCCGCAGCATGATCGGTCTCGTACCCCAGGAACTGACGACTGATCAGTTCGAGTCCGTTTTCGACACGGTCTCGTTCACGCGCGGCCTCTTCGGCAAAACGCCGAACCCGACCTACATCGACAAGATCCTCAAGGACCTGTCGCTGTTCGACAAGCGCGACAACAAGCTGCGCGAACTCTCGGGCGGAATGAAGCGCCGCGTGCTGATCGCCAAGGCCCTGTCGCACGAGCCCGACATCCTGTTCCTCGATGAACCGACAGCAGGCGTCGACGTCTCGTTGCGCAAGGACATGTGGGAGGTGATCCGCAAACTGCGCGAATCCGGCGTCACGATCATCCTCACCACCCACTACATCGAGGAAGCCGAGGAGATGGCCGACCGCATCGGCATCATCTCGCAAGGGCGGCTTCTTCTCGTCGAGCGCAAGGCCGAACTGATGCGCAAGCTCGGCGTCAAGCAGCTGAAGCTCGAGGTGCGCGAGCCGCTTGCCTCGGTTCCGGAAAGTCTCGCCACCTATAATCTGGAGCTGAACGACGAGGGCCGCACCCTCGTCTACACCTTCGACCGCCAGGGCGAACGCACCCGCATCACCGCCCTGCTCGCCGATCTTCAGCAGGCCGGCATTCGCGTCCGCGATCTGGATACCCATCAGAGCTCGCTCGAAGACATCTTCGTCAGCCTTGTGAAGGAACAGCAGTGA
- a CDS encoding ABC transporter permease — MNFQAVKSIYMFEMNRWKRTVLQSIISPVISTSLYFVVFGAAIGSRIETVGGVSYGAFIVPGLIMLTLLQQSVSAAAFGIYFPKFTGTIYELLSAPVSFFEIVLGYVGAGATKSIILGVIILATAALFVDLRIAHPFWMIAFLLLTAFTFSLIGFIIGIWADNFEKLQLVPLLVITPLVFLGGSFYSIDMLPPFWQNVTLFNPVLYLISGFRWSFFEVSDVSLVWSVAAIFFFLVAALAVVWWIFKTGYQLKS; from the coding sequence GTGAATTTCCAGGCCGTCAAATCCATCTACATGTTCGAGATGAACCGCTGGAAGCGCACGGTGCTGCAGAGCATCATCTCGCCGGTCATCTCTACGTCGCTCTATTTCGTCGTCTTCGGTGCCGCGATCGGCTCGCGCATCGAAACCGTCGGCGGCGTTTCCTATGGCGCCTTCATCGTGCCGGGCCTCATCATGCTGACGCTCCTCCAACAGAGCGTCTCGGCGGCGGCCTTCGGCATCTATTTCCCCAAATTCACCGGCACGATCTACGAACTCTTGTCGGCACCGGTCTCGTTCTTCGAGATCGTGCTCGGCTATGTCGGTGCCGGCGCGACGAAGTCTATCATCCTCGGCGTCATCATCCTCGCCACCGCCGCGCTCTTCGTCGATCTGCGCATCGCGCACCCGTTCTGGATGATCGCGTTCCTGCTGCTCACCGCCTTCACCTTCTCGCTGATCGGCTTCATCATCGGCATCTGGGCAGACAATTTCGAGAAGTTGCAGCTCGTACCGCTGCTCGTGATCACGCCGCTCGTCTTCCTCGGCGGATCGTTCTACTCGATCGATATGCTGCCGCCCTTCTGGCAGAACGTGACGCTGTTCAACCCGGTTCTCTACCTGATCTCGGGCTTCCGCTGGTCCTTCTTCGAAGTATCCGACGTCAGCCTCGTCTGGTCGGTCGCTGCCATCTTCTTCTTCCTGGTGGCCGCCCTTGCCGTCGTCTGGTGGATCTTCAAGACCGGCTACCAACTCAAGAGCTGA
- a CDS encoding DMT family transporter — protein MNALWRSVFGLLVVTGLLLGATPPLGKVATLAGAPPLLWSFVISFGAGALLLAGLLARGGRVGLGAAKLRYFFLAAIISYAIPNLLMFSAVPHLGAGYTGIMFTLSPVLTLLLSILLRVRKPNGLGMAGIAVGFVGALLVAITRGEANEPASLFWVAIGLLIPVSLAAGNIYRTIDWPKDAGPIELAAGSHLAAALVLLVGLLITGDIAALPVLGTIPLVVAAQVASASAMFIFFFRLQSVGGPVYLSQIGYVAAAVGLFAGVVFLGERYSLLTWIGALIIAAGVAMTTRAQKAEA, from the coding sequence ATGAACGCACTTTGGCGATCCGTCTTCGGCCTCCTCGTCGTCACCGGGCTCCTGCTCGGTGCGACACCGCCGCTCGGCAAGGTCGCGACGCTTGCAGGTGCCCCGCCGCTTCTCTGGTCATTCGTCATTTCCTTCGGCGCCGGGGCACTGCTCCTCGCCGGTCTCCTCGCCCGTGGCGGGCGCGTCGGTCTGGGCGCCGCGAAACTGCGCTACTTCTTCCTCGCCGCCATCATCTCCTACGCAATCCCCAACCTCCTGATGTTCTCCGCAGTCCCCCATCTCGGCGCGGGCTACACGGGCATCATGTTCACGCTCTCGCCGGTGCTGACGCTCCTGCTCTCCATCCTGCTCCGCGTACGCAAGCCGAACGGCCTCGGCATGGCGGGCATCGCCGTCGGCTTCGTCGGCGCACTCCTCGTCGCCATCACGCGCGGCGAAGCGAATGAGCCCGCAAGCCTGTTCTGGGTCGCGATCGGCCTCCTGATCCCCGTCAGCCTCGCCGCCGGAAATATCTATCGCACCATCGACTGGCCGAAGGATGCCGGCCCGATCGAGCTCGCAGCCGGCAGCCACCTTGCCGCCGCGCTCGTGCTTCTTGTCGGGCTTCTCATCACCGGTGACATCGCCGCCCTGCCGGTTCTTGGCACGATCCCGCTTGTCGTCGCGGCGCAGGTTGCCAGCGCATCGGCGATGTTCATCTTCTTCTTCCGCCTGCAATCGGTCGGCGGCCCGGTCTATCTCAGCCAGATCGGCTATGTCGCCGCCGCTGTCGGCCTCTTCGCCGGCGTCGTTTTCCTGGGCGAGCGCTATTCGTTGCTCACCTGGATCGGCGCGCTGATCATCGCCGCCGGTGTCGCCATGACGACCCGAGCGCAGAAGGCCGAAGCCTGA
- a CDS encoding NAD+ synthase, whose protein sequence is MTSRPDRLKIAVVQLNPIVGDVAGNLEKARGARREAGAQGADLVFFTELFIAGYPPEDLVLKPAFIAACAQAVEALAEDTADGGPGVVIGYPRGDDHGRYNSIAVLDGGRVTATRDKVDLPNYGEFDEKRVFQAGPMPGPVGFRGVRIGIPICEDIWGDLSVCETLAESGAEMILVPNGSPYYRGKMDVRQQVVIRQVIESGLPVLYANQVGGQDELVFDGGSFAINADKRLAFQLGQFEETVALTEWVRDGDEWRCAEGPVAPLPERLEADYTACMVGLRDYVEKNGFKQVVLGLSGGIDSAICTALAVDALGHERVRTVMLPYRYTAESSLTDAEACAKALNTRYDVVPIAEPVEGFTAALEAVFEGTEEGITEENLQSRTRGVILMALSNKFGSMVVTTGNKSEMSVGYATLYGDMNGGFNPIKDLYKTEVYQLSRWRNSHKPKGARGPSGEVIPVSIIDKAPSAELRENQTDQDSLPDYAMLDDILECLVEGEMATETIVARGHDEALVHRIEHLLYIAEYKRRQSAPGVKITRKNFGRDRRYPITNRFRDR, encoded by the coding sequence ATGACGTCCCGTCCCGACCGACTGAAGATTGCCGTCGTCCAGCTCAATCCGATCGTCGGTGATGTGGCCGGCAATCTGGAAAAGGCGCGGGGTGCGCGGCGTGAGGCGGGAGCCCAAGGCGCCGATCTCGTTTTCTTTACCGAGCTGTTCATCGCCGGCTATCCGCCGGAAGATCTGGTGTTGAAACCGGCGTTCATCGCGGCGTGCGCACAGGCTGTCGAGGCGCTTGCGGAAGATACCGCGGATGGCGGGCCGGGGGTGGTCATCGGCTATCCGCGCGGCGACGACCATGGCCGCTACAATTCCATCGCGGTGCTGGACGGTGGCCGTGTAACGGCGACGCGCGACAAGGTGGATTTGCCGAACTACGGCGAGTTCGACGAGAAGCGGGTGTTCCAGGCGGGGCCGATGCCGGGACCGGTGGGTTTTCGCGGCGTGCGGATCGGCATTCCGATCTGCGAGGACATCTGGGGTGACCTCTCCGTCTGCGAGACGCTGGCGGAGAGCGGCGCGGAGATGATCCTCGTTCCGAACGGCTCGCCCTATTATCGCGGCAAGATGGATGTGCGCCAGCAGGTCGTGATCCGGCAGGTCATCGAGAGCGGGCTGCCGGTGCTCTATGCCAACCAGGTGGGCGGGCAGGACGAACTCGTCTTCGACGGCGGCTCATTCGCGATCAATGCCGACAAGCGGCTGGCGTTTCAGCTCGGCCAGTTCGAGGAGACGGTTGCGCTGACCGAATGGGTTCGCGACGGCGACGAATGGCGGTGCGCGGAGGGACCGGTCGCGCCGCTGCCGGAAAGGCTGGAGGCGGACTATACCGCATGTATGGTCGGCCTGCGCGACTATGTGGAGAAGAACGGTTTCAAGCAGGTGGTGTTGGGCTTGTCCGGCGGGATCGATTCGGCGATCTGCACGGCACTGGCCGTCGATGCGCTCGGCCATGAGCGGGTGCGCACCGTGATGCTGCCCTATCGCTACACGGCGGAAAGCTCGCTGACCGATGCCGAGGCCTGCGCCAAGGCGCTGAACACGCGCTACGACGTGGTGCCGATCGCCGAGCCGGTGGAAGGGTTCACCGCGGCGCTCGAAGCGGTGTTCGAAGGCACCGAAGAGGGCATCACCGAAGAGAATCTGCAGAGCCGGACCCGCGGCGTGATCCTGATGGCGCTTTCCAACAAGTTCGGCTCCATGGTGGTGACGACGGGCAACAAGTCGGAGATGTCGGTCGGCTACGCCACGCTTTACGGCGACATGAATGGCGGGTTCAACCCGATCAAGGACCTCTACAAGACAGAGGTCTACCAGCTTTCGCGCTGGCGCAATTCGCACAAGCCGAAGGGCGCGCGCGGACCCTCGGGCGAGGTGATCCCGGTTTCGATCATCGACAAGGCGCCATCGGCGGAATTGCGCGAAAACCAGACGGACCAGGATTCGCTGCCGGACTACGCCATGCTCGACGACATTCTGGAGTGCCTGGTGGAAGGCGAGATGGCGACGGAAACGATCGTGGCGCGCGGCCATGACGAGGCACTCGTCCACCGTATCGAGCATCTGCTCTACATCGCCGAATACAAGCGCCGGCAGTCGGCGCCCGGCGTGAAGATCACGCGCAAGAATTTCGGACGCGACCGGCGCTACCCAATCACCAACCGCTTCCGCGACCGATAG
- a CDS encoding type II toxin-antitoxin system RelE/ParE family toxin — translation MVAPHYRLTRRAETDFYAIYMFTAREFGERQADRYADKLQRVMTNLLRHPEMGSVYRTANGQDFHRLRCESHWVFYQKAEDGVLVVRILHVAMNLEDHLT, via the coding sequence ATTGTAGCACCGCACTATCGTCTAACGCGGCGCGCAGAAACGGATTTCTACGCGATTTATATGTTCACTGCCCGGGAGTTCGGAGAGAGGCAGGCTGACCGCTACGCCGACAAGTTGCAACGGGTGATGACGAATCTGCTGCGACATCCTGAAATGGGGAGTGTCTATCGCACGGCCAACGGACAAGACTTTCATCGTCTGCGCTGTGAAAGCCACTGGGTTTTCTATCAAAAAGCTGAAGACGGCGTCTTGGTCGTGCGCATCTTGCATGTCGCGATGAATCTTGAAGATCATCTCACCTGA
- a CDS encoding hemerythrin domain-containing protein, giving the protein MTPDLALFSRSGLPDDLKLLLSKYPRESWGRDHTIGQMGSFWLQRHDMFRELGSGLVTATHDLREGRMEAGAFAGWFVPRINFFLSQLEGHHQIEDQHYFPVFAAAEARLKHGFDLLDEDHHVIHDLLAANAQSARGFLGGLQSGGDALKHGSEDYAKNAEQLLKGLLRHLEDEEDLIIPLMLDRGEDALGVS; this is encoded by the coding sequence ATGACACCCGATCTGGCACTTTTTTCACGTTCCGGCCTGCCCGACGATCTGAAGCTGCTTCTCTCGAAATATCCGCGGGAAAGCTGGGGAAGGGATCATACGATCGGCCAGATGGGATCGTTCTGGCTGCAGCGCCACGACATGTTTCGCGAGCTCGGTTCCGGCCTCGTGACCGCGACGCATGATCTGCGCGAAGGCCGCATGGAAGCCGGTGCGTTTGCCGGCTGGTTCGTGCCGCGCATCAATTTCTTCCTGTCGCAGCTCGAAGGGCATCACCAGATCGAGGATCAGCATTATTTCCCGGTCTTCGCTGCGGCGGAGGCCCGGCTGAAGCACGGCTTCGACCTGCTCGACGAAGACCATCACGTCATACACGATCTGCTTGCCGCCAATGCGCAGTCAGCCCGCGGCTTTCTGGGTGGGCTTCAATCGGGCGGCGATGCGCTGAAGCACGGCAGCGAGGACTACGCCAAGAACGCGGAGCAATTGCTCAAAGGCCTGCTCAGGCACCTGGAAGACGAGGAAGACCTGATCATTCCGCTGATGCTGGATCGTGGGGAAGACGCGCTCGGGGTCTCGTGA
- a CDS encoding diacylglycerol kinase — protein sequence MKRLFHAFRHSLAGIRYAAAHEASFRQELILFFLALPVAVLVSNSLGMFLALMGAIVFMMIVELLNTGVEAVCNGLSRDYMEEIKIAKDCGSAAVLFSVLAAGTVWLSALYLRFLA from the coding sequence ATGAAGCGGCTGTTCCATGCCTTTCGCCACTCTCTGGCGGGCATTCGCTATGCGGCGGCGCATGAAGCCTCGTTCAGGCAGGAGCTGATCCTGTTCTTCCTGGCGCTGCCGGTCGCGGTTCTCGTCAGCAACAGTCTCGGCATGTTTCTGGCGCTGATGGGGGCGATCGTGTTCATGATGATCGTCGAACTGCTCAACACAGGTGTGGAGGCGGTTTGTAACGGGCTGTCGCGCGACTACATGGAGGAGATCAAGATCGCCAAGGATTGCGGATCCGCGGCGGTGCTGTTCTCCGTACTCGCTGCCGGCACCGTCTGGCTGAGCGCCCTGTATCTCCGATTTTTGGCTTGA
- a CDS encoding class III extradiol ring-cleavage dioxygenase, giving the protein MTVFPSLFISHGSPDTAIADTAAAAFMRRFAETMPKPKAIVVASAHFEVGGGVAVSADAKPETIHDFGGFDRALYEIHYDAPGAPALAEDIAAELTAAGFRAQAIHGRGFDHGTWVPLSLIYPDADIPVVQVSVDPTKDAAYHMALGQALAGLREKDILVIGSGSFTHNLGEAFKMLRTGQRQAPVPDWVEDFVAWMDDRIRAGDIEKLRRWRQEAPFAVENHPTDEHLMPLFVAIGAAIGKETSRFEAEALHSSQEFGVLSMDAYAFH; this is encoded by the coding sequence ATGACCGTTTTTCCAAGTCTCTTCATCTCGCATGGATCGCCCGACACGGCGATTGCAGATACTGCGGCTGCCGCCTTCATGCGCCGGTTCGCAGAGACGATGCCGAAGCCGAAGGCGATCGTGGTAGCGAGCGCGCATTTCGAAGTGGGCGGCGGCGTTGCCGTTTCGGCCGACGCGAAGCCCGAGACGATCCACGATTTCGGCGGCTTCGACCGTGCTCTCTATGAAATCCACTACGATGCACCGGGCGCGCCGGCGCTCGCCGAAGACATTGCGGCCGAACTGACGGCCGCCGGCTTTCGCGCGCAGGCCATTCACGGCCGCGGCTTCGACCACGGCACATGGGTGCCGCTCAGCCTGATCTATCCAGATGCCGACATTCCGGTCGTGCAGGTCTCGGTCGATCCGACCAAGGACGCGGCCTACCACATGGCACTCGGCCAGGCGTTGGCGGGCTTGCGCGAGAAGGACATTCTCGTGATCGGCTCCGGCTCGTTCACTCACAATCTCGGTGAAGCGTTCAAGATGCTGCGGACCGGTCAGCGGCAGGCGCCGGTGCCGGACTGGGTCGAGGATTTCGTGGCTTGGATGGACGACCGGATCCGTGCCGGCGACATCGAGAAGCTGCGGCGCTGGCGCCAAGAGGCTCCGTTTGCCGTCGAGAATCACCCGACGGACGAGCATCTGATGCCGCTCTTCGTCGCGATCGGTGCGGCGATCGGCAAGGAAACGAGCCGGTTCGAGGCGGAAGCGCTGCACTCCAGCCAGGAATTCGGCGTGCTTTCGATGGATGCCTACGCATTTCATTGA
- a CDS encoding GFA family protein: MRGIFACHCVECRRQSGHYVAATAASDDALTVTGGDNLTWFAASPEAKRGFCRICGSLLFWKADARSSTSIMAGSLDGATGLMIDRHIFAAEKGDYYTIDDGRPVYEDAGPS; encoded by the coding sequence ATGCGGGGGATCTTTGCCTGTCATTGCGTCGAATGCCGCCGGCAGTCCGGGCATTATGTCGCGGCCACTGCGGCGAGCGATGACGCCTTGACGGTGACGGGCGGCGACAATCTGACGTGGTTTGCGGCGTCACCGGAGGCCAAGCGCGGGTTTTGCAGGATTTGTGGGTCGCTTCTGTTCTGGAAAGCGGACGCGCGTTCCTCGACCTCGATCATGGCGGGTAGTCTGGACGGGGCCACCGGGCTTATGATCGATCGTCATATCTTTGCGGCTGAAAAAGGCGATTATTACACGATCGACGATGGCCGGCCGGTCTATGAGGATGCGGGGCCGTCCTGA